The sequence below is a genomic window from Leucoraja erinacea ecotype New England chromosome 10, Leri_hhj_1, whole genome shotgun sequence.
TTGAGACTACGTTTTTGACAACATTGAACTTGATCCAGGTAGccccagaaacgtggcgactcttgtgtacttcCACAGTATAATCTActattcttatgcccctgtcccacttaggaaacctgaatggaaacctctggagacttgcgcccatccaaggtttctgtgcggttcccggaggttgcaggtggttgctggaggttgcacgtagtggaagcaggtagggagactgacaaaaacctccgggaactgcacggaaaccttgggtgggactcaaagtctccagaggtttccgttcaggtttcctaagtgggacaggggcattacactcttgtacttaacagggtggcacggtggcgcagcggtagtgttgctgccttacagcggcagaaacccaggatcgatgctgtctgtatggagcttgcatgttgtccccgtgacctgcatgggttttccccaggagctcccacactccaaagatgtgcaggtttgtaggttaattggcttcggtaaaaatagtaaattgtccccagtgtgtgtgggatagtgttaatgtggggattgctggtcagcacggacttggtgggccaaagggcctgtttccactctgtatctctaaactaaaccaaaccaaagttAGCTGGGCAACTGCAGTAGGGTCTGTCACCCTACAGAGTGAACAGAGTGAAAATGACAGGATTGTGTTAACCCGGCATTAGTTGGGATATTCAAATGGTTCTGAAATTAGTGAAGAGGCATAAAATTTAAACTGGATAGTTCAAACAGATGAACTCCATGGATTTTGGAACTTGAATTAGATGAACTGTCCCAAAGTGAAGGGAAGAGGAAAATGTATTAGTAAACCGAAACAGTACGATACGAGAGGAGATGTAATGATTAAAATGTGAAAGCAAAGCAACATTACTTAATCATTAATTGTTGAAGTTTTTCAGGTCAATCAGCAAGCAGTAACACTAGGTATTGTCACTGGTATACATGGTGCAGGTGTGCTTAATTTATATTGTTTCAAAGCAGCAAACTCACCATTTACTGCTTTTCCGTCCGCTAGGAAAATGTAATATTGCCTGTCCAGGTCAAACCGTTCACTGTATTCAGGGAGCTGAATGTTTCTTCTGAATGAACACTGGGTCACCCCATCTTCCAACCTCCACGCCATGTCATTAATAGGAAACTACCAAAACATCATTAttgttacaattatttacaagctgAGATATCTGGTGCGGTGATAAGCATTGAAAGTCCACAAAAACATGAAAAAATGTCCAGTAAGAAGAGTCTTTCCACTTATTAGGTTTACTTGTTTTAGATCTAGGTCTACAATTTTTAACTTATCATTTTTTAACATCTTTCCCTCCTGCATCCCCTACTGCATCCCTATTTTAGGAAACATTGATTTCAAAGTAAAAGATCTGTGCATCTTAAAACAACATCATACTGCACAGGTCAAGTTCTTCCActtaatttttttgttgttgaatgtTTTAGTAAACTTTTGTCTTCTTCTCAACTACCAACACACCCTCTTAAGCCTGAATCGTCTAACCTTTCCGGGAGGGTTTTCAACAACCCCGCTGTTTTTGGAACACAAGATGTTCTGACTCCAATCCATGTTCATGTcaatgaagattcagattcagattcagattcagattcaatttaattgtcattgtcagtgtacagtacagagacaacgaaatgcatttagcatctcccttgaagagcgacatagcaaacgatttgaataaaaaaataataagtgtcccggggggggggggggggggggggggggggggggggggggggggtagtgattggcagtcaccgaggtacgttgttgagtagagtgacagccgccggaaagaagctgttcctcgacctgctggttcggcaacggagagacctgtagcgcctcccggatggtaggagggtaaacagtccatggttggggtgagagcagtccttggcgatgctgagcgccctccgcagacagcgcttgctttggacagactcaatggaggggagcgtggaaccggtgatgcgttgggcaattttcaccaccctctgcaatgccttccggtcggagacagagcagttgccataccatactgtgatgcagttggtaaggatgctctcgatggtgcagcggtagaagttcaccaggatctgaggagacagatggaccttcttcagtctcctcaggaagaagagacgctgatgagccttcttgatcagagtagaggtattgtgggtccaagagaggtcatcggagatgttgactcccaggaacctgaagctagaaacatgttccacctccgtcccgttaatgtggatgggggtgtgcgtgccacctctggacttcctgaagtctacaatgagctccttggtcttcttggagttgagggccaggttgttgtcagcgcaccatgctgctaagtgctggacctcctccctgtaggccagctcatcgttgttgctgatgaggccaatcaccgttgtatcatctgcatacttgatgatggtgttagtaccatgtacaggtgtgcagtcataggtgaagagggagtagaggagggggctcagcacacagccctgaggaacgccggtgttcagggtgagggttgaagaggtgtgcttgtctaacctcacagactggggtctgttggttagaaagtccagtatccagttgcagaggggggggtcgatgcccaggttaccgagtttggtgatcagttttgatggaataatggtgttgaatgctgagctgtaattgatgaacagcattcttacataagtgtctctgttgtcgaggtgggagagggcggagtgaagtgccgttgagatggcatcctccgtactcctgttcttgcggtgggcaaactgatagggatccagtgtggggggtaggcagcttttgaggtgtgccaggaccagcctctcgaagcacttggtgatgatgggggtaagtgcaactgggcggaagtcgttgaggcttgccgcagtggagtgttttggcactggcacgatggaggtggctttaaggcaaatgaacacattgaatgaatgaatatattgTTGTTTCTTGGTGTCTAAGCCTGTGAATATCTTACTTATCTTGAAATATGGCAAATTTGTGGATTAAAAGCTTCATTCCGGCAAACAGGTGgacaaagggtcctgacccgagacatcacctatgctttttctccaaaggtgctgcctgatactccagcattttatgtctatcttagttAGGTAGACATTTTGTATTGACTGCACCTACCTGAGAGTTCAATATTGGATGTGAGCGACCGGTTGAACGGGCTGGATTGATCTGCACACTTTGATCATTGACAACACATAAATAAATGTCATCATCACCCTGTAACAGATGATTTTTTATTACATATACATTCAACCATGTCAACAGTTAGCTATGATTTTTATGACTAACTGCTTTTCCATTGATAAAATTAAATAAAGCTCTCAGCGTATATTTCATATATGTGTCCATGTCCTCTTTGTGCAGTGTTCATTATTATTACCTGTATGTTTTAATATGGATTCATTTTTAATTGTACTTAAATATCATCAGGGGAGATTTAGAGGACTAGTATTTGGCAGTTTACCCAAAATGATAGGGATTGAAACATGGTTGTGCTTTCCCTCCATTATTTTCAGCGGCCTTATGCTGGCCAATCTGTATACATTGCGCCTAATATTCAATAATTGCCCAAGTGAAGACGCTCCAAAAATAATCTGAAGGACCAAAGAGGAGcagaacgtctgaagaagggtcccaacccaaaacggcatatccatgttctccagaactgctgcctgacccgctgagttactccagcactcaatgactttttttgtaaatcagcatcaacGGTTCCTTTCTGCAGGTTTCACCCTCTATAGTTTTATAAGGGTAAAAGTGATAGCAGTTCAACAGTGGGAACTGCAGAGATGTTAAAGTCCTCAGACCCATTGAGTACCAATGGCGGTCAATGTTTATGCAGGCATTTAGTGCTAGAAATATGGACAAATTCTTCCCGTCTTGGATGGATTGATAATACAGCTTCTGGTCTTTAATGACTGGTATATACAATGTAAAATAACTGAGAATCACCTTTAACCAATGTATgaggattttattttattatgataCTCACCATCCATTTATCATCTGACAGGGCAAATGAGACGTACCCATTAGATGGTCCACTCAACTCAAAAAACACTGAGGAGCCTTGCACGGTAAAGGCGAGGAAGAAGCACAACCTGTCGAGCTCAGGGTCGCATCCAGTGGGATTCCGTAGGCAGGACTTCTTTTCACCACAGTCCGTTGCGTTAAACTATCGGTATAAAAAGCTAAAATAAGTCATTGATTCTTACTCAATTCAGTCTGAATACATAAACAATTAAGATTGCAAACCACAAGCCTGTTTCAGGAAGTAATGCACGTTGTGGGAAGATCTGGAAATTGTCGAGCGTATGAAATCCTTTCTTTAAGAGTAGGAATAGTTAAAATCACTGTTCATCTGGCTTATTTAACTGATGGTTGCACTGGGACATTGGAAATTCCTCACAAAGGATTCTAAAGTTAGAGTTAATTTGGTTTCTTGCAGTGAAGGATTTCAGGTGGCACAAGGGTGTAAAAGTTCTATTGTAAATAGCATGAGGAGGCCAATGTACAAAACTCATTTAGGATATTGTAAACTTATGGCAACCTCCACACTTTGCGAGTCCTACCTGCATCTGAAAAGTTCATACAAGTATACAGCCTGACATGTGCAATGCCTTTCAGTTTGTGTAACCCAGTGCTGGGAATGTTTCTGGGGTTGACCATGCAAAGGAAAGAGATTTCAGCAAATGAATAAAGATTGCAATGTTTGTTCTTGGCACTTAATCGCCTTGCCAGTTCAGACATGGTCTTGAAAACACTGTATATTGTTTCATTGTACACCACCAAATTAACATGTCTTTTCAGGTGCCACAGAATAAATAGGCAAAATCTTTCCTGGAATAAGTTATCTGACTTGCTGTCCCGATACCAGGACTAGACAAAAGATCTCCcaaaactagtgtagatggcagtTTCAAGCTACTCGCCAATCCACTTTTATCCAGAAATGTAACCAATTTCCATTGCATGATGAAAATATTTCCATAGGACCAATAATTGTTCAGTACCTAGATAACAGTTAAAGGGGTAAATTTTAATATGAGCAAGCAAATAGGAACCAAAGAGTTTCAGCTTGCAACTGTAATTTTACAACCTGTCGGATTTTAATTTCTTTTGAAGAGAACAAGGAGCAATATagggtattaaaaaaaaaaaaaaagcttgtttGTTTTCTATCCAGAAAAATGATTGAAATAACCAGGTATCAAAGATAGAAATCCCTATATAGAAAAATGTTGGACAAAATATTGAATTCCATTTTATTTCTTGAAAGCTTGACATTAGGTCATTCAATAAAATGAATAATTTTAAGTAAAAATTAGGCTTGATAAAGTAATTCAAAGTTTTCAAAACCACATAAACTAATTTGATGGTTACACAGAAATTATATAATCAGTTTCAAATAGATGCCTTTCCAGGATTGTATTACCATGAACTTTCTAGTCTGCCATATTGTTGAGAtgggtttgagttgagtttagtttattatcatgtgtaccgaggtacagtgaaaagcttttgttacgtgctaaccaatcagcagaaagacaatacatgattacaatcgaaccatccacactgtacagatacatgataaagggaataatgtttaatgcaaggtaaacccagtaaagtcttatcaaaacgttgcctatctccttcgcccaaaacgttgcctatctccttcgctccatagatgctgctgcacccgctgagcttctccagcatttttgtgtaccttaaagtctgatcaaagatagtttgagagtttccaatgaggtagatcgtagttcaggactgctctctagttgggatGGTTCACATCGCATTTGGAAAGACCCAAAATAAATCAATTAAATCAAATTCAGAAAAATGTCCGTGCATCTGCTCTAAACATACATCGATATTAACTCTATAGATTCCATTTTAACTTTCCATTTTGAACTAGAAAGCCTAATTTGTAAGcgtgtgctggaaggaactgcagatgctggtttaaaccgaagataggcacaaaagataggagtaactcagcgggacaggcagcatctcttgagagaaggaatgggtgacgtttcgggtcgagacccttcctcagattggttagggataagggaaaggagagatatagatgacgATGTatcgagataaagaacaatgaatgaaagatatgcaaaaaagtaaagatgataaaggaaacaggccactgttagctgtttgttgggtgaaaatgagaagctagtgcaacttagTTGGGGCCTTTTTGAAGAGCACTTACAGGTTTGGTTAGCCGGGAGGTGGTTGGTAGTATCAGTGGAGACTCTGGAGTAGGCTGTTTTGACAAAGGAGGAGCATTTACTTGTGAGACTGTTGGACCACGTAATTTGACCCAGTAAATATTGAACCTCTGAACTATGGTTGCCCTGAAAAGAAAAAAAGTAAGATTAATGTAGAAATTTACTACAATTGTGctattttgttttagattttaaaCCAACTAAactagatttaaaaacaaataaatgtatcatTGGCGAGATGGTGGTGGGAATgtagggtggggaggtggggttgGGATAACCGTTCATCTTTGATCTTCACCCATAGTTTAGTGAATCAACTTTTTGAATAGGACAATGTTAATTCACCCAGAGCtcccgtctctcagtctgaagaagtgtctcgacccgaaacgtcacctattccttttctccagagatgctgccagaattgctgagttactccagcattttgtgtccagctccTGAATTGAAGCCTGCCTTTAAGCTAGAAagtccaaagattgacacaaaatgctggagtaattcagagggtcaggcagcatccttggagaaaatggataggtgacgttttgggtcacgatgcttcttcagactgtctaataaacttacaaacctacctgtacatctttggactgtggaagtaaaccagaacacccagggaaaagaggtgaggcaggacaaagcctggcaggtaatacgtTGATACAGGTAACAGGCAATAAATAAGATGATAGTACTAAAAGTGTGGGTGCAAGTTCCAACACTTAAAAATTGAATAGCTTCTGTTTAGGCACATGAAAAGAGAAGTGTGAGAGAGGTCCTCAAACATTTATTTGCTCAGGGCCTTGCTTCTGTAAAATATATTTGAGTATAAAGATGTGGGTGgtcggtatatggaatgagctacaagaggaggtagttgaggcagttactatcaaAAAGTAtaaataacatttggacaggtactactgtacatgggtaggataggtttaaagggatacgacacaaatgcaggcaggtgtgactagtgtagataggcagATGATGGACTTCAGACTCGAGTTGAAGGGTGTGCAAGCTATGTCGGATAGaggtgggaagggattggacaaggggggggggggggggggggggatagggttgAATAAAGGTATATGGAAAGTTGAAGGACGTGTGAGATGTCTCAGatatagaagggtcctgacccaaacatattctccagagatgttgcctgcccggcTGAGTTAATTCAGCAATGTGTGtccctttttgtaaaccaccacctacagttacttgtttctacatCTCAGTTATTCTTCTCTTCTAGATTGTGAGTGACACTTACCACCTCATCATGTGAAAATATAATGGTCCCTCTACCAATTGCCACCTTTCTGACCACTGATCTATGACCTGACCCCTGGAGTACCAAACTGCAGGTCACTTACCACTCTCCCCACCCATTTTCACCACGCCATCACCAACACAGTACCGACCCTACTAACTTCTGAGTGACTCTGATCTCAACTCTCCTGCTGGCCATCCTACCCCAACGATGTGTCAATGTCCATTACTTGATGTCTCATCTCCTGCTTCTTGTTCCATGACTGATTTGCTCCCCCTTCTCTTATCACACCCTAGTCTTGTAACGCACTTCCCAAATCAGCCTATTTTCAGAGTGCATGTGCACAATACGATGGGCCTTATAGaaccatgcagtgtggaaacaggcccttcggcccaacttgcccatgccaaccaacatgcgagtcaacacttgtcccacttgcccacgtttgtCCCATACCCCTTtacacccatcctatccatgtatctggcaaaatgttttttttaaacgttctgatagcacctgcctcaactacttcctctggtagcttgttccacataTCTACCATCCACATTCTTataatcacaggtagacaaaaagctgagaaactcagcaggtgaggttgcatctagatgctgcctcacccactgagtttctccagcttttttgtctaccttcgatctgcagttctttcttaaacatttcttatAATCATATGTATTTTACAGCAGCAAGGCCCTGAGCAAATACAATGTTTGAGGACCTCTCTCTTCATGTGCCTAAACCAAAGCTATTCAACGTTTAAGCATTGGACGTTGCACCCACACCTTTAGTACTGTCACCTTATGTTTTGTTCGTGCAACAAATGCTCATTCTGAATAATGTGACAAGTTATAGGGCATAATTACAGTTTAATTTATTCAGTGAATATTATTTGCTAATTGTACTGCCATGCTTACAAGAATTGGATGTGATCTGGTTTTGGACTGGGTGGCTTCCAAAGCACCTCAACTGTGTgttttcctgatgagcttgtgtGACTGACTGCTGAGTCCTATGGAAGAGAGACATTGATCACCATAAGATGTATGTTAAATAAACTAGCTACATCAAAATACTTGACTTAGAAATTGTTCTCACATCATTTTTGTGTCAgtagcgcaacggtagagttgctgctttacagcgccagagaccacggttcgacccggactatgggtgctgtctgtatggagtttgcacgatttCCTTGCGACCGCTTAGGTTTTCTCCAGAAGCTcacgtttcctcctacactctaatgacatataggtttgtaggtgaatttgctttggtaagttgtaataattttatttatttatttacttttttttttttaattgtttttattttatgcgtgaaatgtttaggtttttatgtgcgatgctccggtattccctcggaaacgtcttctcattttgcactgtacaactgttctttgcaagatgacaataaaggatgataatgataataatgataatgatattttacccagtgtgtgtaggttagtgtagtgatcgctggttgttgcagactcggtgggccaaacgacCTGTATCCCAAAGACTAAATCAATGGCCTTTCATCAGAGCTCTTGaacatctccagcattttttatttttcactGGGGCTACaggcttattttagtttagagatacagcttggaaaaggTCCtgcagcccacgccgaccagcgatccccatacactaacactatcctgcacataagggacaatttacaatttttactgaagccaattaacctacaaacctgtacatcattggaatgtgggaggaaaccggaaaccccacgcggtcatggggagaatgtacaaaccccatccagacagcactcatagtcaggatcaaacccgggtctctaacactagaagatagcaactctaccgctgcaccaatgtgtcACCCAGCGGATGCTCCTGGCAGGGTACATATACGGATGTCGCTATCAGTGCCTAAACATTGAATGCCCCAATTTAGGGGAGCCTCCAAATCAGATAAATGACTGTGCCACTTCCATCTGCTCCCCCAAGCTGAAGAGTTTGTGTTTAGGTGATCTCCCTCATTAGTTAGCAACAGTGAGCAGCTAACTGTAAACCGTGGCAAAGATCATCAGCAGAAGCCTGGAATGATCCCGAGACTGGGAAGCTGAGGGTTCCCACAACACTGACCATGATCTGCATGACTAAAACCATCAGAGCACTGAGGTATCTGGAAATATGTGCAAAATTACATGACTCCGGGTCAATTCATTTTAAAAGCACACTTTGTTTAAAGAGCTATGTAagtgaattgtgtaggaaggaactgcagatgctggtttaaaccgaagatagacacagaaagctggagtaactcagcaggacaggcagcatttctggagagaaggagtaggtaacgtttcgggtcgagacatctgaagaagggtcttgacccgaaacgtccatccattcctgctctccagagatttgcctgtcccgctgagttactccagctttttgtgtctatcttatgcaaGTGAATTTCTTCCTTTTTTGCCTTTATATTTGTCTGTGCAAACTGTCTCTAAATCATGCAATGAGCCACTGGATTAACATACGAGGATGTGTACTAGAATTTGAGTAACGGCATAAAGGTTATGAACTAGCAAGCTAGATGCAATGATCGAGAGTGAtatgttcaaatcccaccatcatTAGCTGGAGGTTTCTTTTCAATAATCTGGGTAAATATCCGGAGGATGCACAAAACTAATGGAATCTGATTTTAATACCCATCCGGTTCACAAATGATTTTTGTAGGAGGAAAATACAAATCCAGAACTTCAGCGATATGATTGATCATTTCTGCTCTGCAGTTTAAGGACTTATGGGAATGATGAACAAATGATGACCCTGCCATTGACAACTACAGCCTGCCTCgaatcaaaaacaaaacattgTTTACTGATCCTGTAACTTCCGTACCATCTTTAAAATTCACAAAATGGCATACGCACTTTTACATCCGCACACGTCAAGAGCTGGGTGTTCTTGTCGTCAATTAAAGTAAAGGTTCCAAGTGGCCCAACATTCAGGTCGGCAGCATCTCGTGCTTGTAGAAAAAAACCTTGGAATGACGTTCCAGACTGTCTCACAGTGAGGGTGACTGTAAGCAAGGGAAAACAGATTCAGAGTAGGAAAGCACAGAGTCCACTGAGAgatgaatgtttcttaaatgttgtgatggtacctgcaaACACCTTACACAGCACATGGCCTGCAATGCACAGCCTGAGGTGTCAAAGATGGAGTGGGGATAAGGGTGTGAAAGGAACACATTTGCAGGGCTATGGGTATATTGGGGGTGGGGACCCGGTCCACCCGCCAGGGACCGGGGGCTCGCCCACTGGGGACCCGGGTAGAGGGCCGGTAAGCAGACAAGCTGCGGgagagtcagtcagtcaattttatttgtatagcacatttaaaaacaactcgcgTTGACCAAAGTCTATGCATCAAtgcaggtactaatgtgctacatacaatgatacacagACCTAAACATTACAttcataaactgtttacagcgccccctcagagggcctcaaaaatgctagggagtagaaataggttttgcgcctcgacttaaaggagtcgatggaaggggcagttctgatgaggagagggatgctgttccacagtctaggcgcACTGCATCGACggtatagggaacaagatgctaatttccgagtatgaaaatggccataacttatttaatactgaagatatgaaagtgaattaggtgtcaaattaaacttctttttatgctttatctgattggataaattgcagacttgattttttaaatctcaaaattttgtaacattgctactatactATCTcaatgtactactgctatacacttgtactgtatctgagatgcttatctaagatgtatatgAGTGCTTaggtatagtgatacttgtactgaactgtaaatAAAAAAGAATTGCACTTCGGTACATGAGAGAAATAAAGTGCCATTAGCATACAAACAGTCACTATTATTAAAGATGACCATTTCAAAAGCTGAAATAAGCCGTCACGTCAGTTTTTCCGAATGTCGTGGAAAGCAAAATCAATGAGAAAAAACATATATTTGGGCTCATGGAGCACAAATGGTGCCATAAATCAGTCGAGTCAAATGACCTATTTCTTTGCTGTATATTCCATCCCACAGCAGTATGTAGAAAAATTGATTATTAAAGGTGttttgggttatggggagaaggcaggagactggggttgggagggaaagatagatcagccatgattaaatggcagagtagacttcttgatgggccgaatggcttaattgaatcctttatttgtcattgaattgaattaattccGCTCCTGTAACTTTTGAACTATGAAAGCAAACTGGAAACTACAAAGAGTATTCTGAATATTTTTACACCACACCTAAGAATGTATACTCTGATATATTTTACTTtacatctgaaaaaaaaaaagaattaaaattGAAAAGAATACCTAATTGTAATCACAAAGCTGTTTAAGCTGTTTAACCTGTACCTCTTATCTGATCACTAGCGTTGATCACGTTTTTGTCCACTGTTATAATGGCAGGACTTGGTGATTTCTGAATAATGCTCCCATGCTTTGGGATCATGGAGTCAC
It includes:
- the LOC129701308 gene encoding ferric-chelate reductase 1-like; its protein translation is MGLHFRDLLAVLSIFVESIAAYGNGQVTVACDSMIPKHGSIIQKSPSPAIITVDKNVINASDQIRVTLTVRQSGTSFQGFFLQARDAADLNVGPLGTFTLIDDKNTQLLTCADVKDSAVSHTSSSGKHTVEVLWKPPSPKPDHIQFLATIVQRFNIYWVKLRGPTVSQVNAPPLSKQPTPESPLILPTTSRLTKPFNATDCGEKKSCLRNPTGCDPELDRLCFFLAFTVQGSSVFFELSGPSNGYVSFALSDDKWMGDDDIYLCVVNDQSVQINPARSTGRSHPILNSQFPINDMAWRLEDGVTQCSFRRNIQLPEYSERFDLDRQYYIFLADGKAVNGRIHKHDQQPLITQGKVNLQGSPKELKGSRSPGYIKAHGSLMFIAWITTANIGVIVARFFKSVWPTTTMFGQKIWFQVHRILMAATVLFTCIGFILPFLYRGGWSHFAGVHPYFGCMILILVILQPIMAIFRPNPCAARRYLFNWLHWATGTFARIIAVFIARKREEDKLEIMDSSELIDPQGHRLKMMILTIYICGNLTFLITLLVGISLT